Proteins from a genomic interval of Polaribacter sejongensis:
- a CDS encoding SusC/RagA family TonB-linked outer membrane protein, producing the protein MIKKLFFTVSLIFMVTLNIQSQEINVKGKVTDNTGELPGVSVLIKGTKIGTSTDFNGMYSITAKKGETIVFTSLGFKRKEVQVNSATLNVVLEEDTNVLNEVVVTSFGVKRQKKSLGFAAQALKSEELLEGNQSNMVNSLQGKVSGVTVTSSGGAPGSSAVIMIRGGTSITGNNQPLMIVDGLPIDNSTDSSSEVASTNRASDLNPEDIESITVLKGPAAAALYGIQAAEGAVIITTKRGKEGMSKVFLSSSLSVDNVMGTPDIQQMYGQGEQIVQTDGSVNYNLESPLSWGEAISPGTKTYNHIKDFYKTGISQNYFASYTGGNAKGNTYFSIGNLDNQGIIPSTSYNKTTFRINQNSKISEKLTLSVLGNYVRTNIKSTLQGNATGGSITSLLNYPSNVDINDYTNANGTQKGFYTGQQSDNVYWSLDNSPNTNELNRFIGSIGLDYAINENLNLSYKFGADIYDQHSRRITANGSLNESRDEGYISQYERLYKKYTSNFIATYTKKLSEKFELNLLAGNTIEDSNVKTDYLTGNGFLAPGIYNISNVSTENQTILERIARKRNVGVFGEIKLGYKDALFLNVTGRNDWSSTLPSKSRSFFYPSVGASAVLTDLFDIKSEGNGLNYLKLRSTWAQVGKDAPIGQLESYLVTQINGLGSTGYAYNGVDVGNAALEPEFTNSWEFGFDSSFLNNRLSFNATYYKSISDNQILSDIRVPPTAGTFYATLNGGEIENKGIEALLSVKLMPSTSEFQWDMNFNFGSNVTTVIDLPGELNEVYLSDSWTFLNSAAGAGVLDASLFSLRGKRAIKNENGEVLIGTDGYPTLTDETYADVDRQPDFTLGISSTLRYKNFGLSFLLDIVEGNTVYNATASALAYYGVGTSTLDRGQTTIISGVKADGTANDISVTKNQEYYQNYYALNSENFVEDGSYTRLRYVSLNYKLSKKLLERLPVSNLEFSLTGRNLLTFTNYSGVDPEINAFGGGVPGAGSVGVDNLGTPNTKGFDLGLKLTF; encoded by the coding sequence ATGATAAAAAAACTTTTTTTTACAGTTTCACTTATCTTTATGGTTACATTAAATATTCAATCTCAAGAAATTAATGTCAAAGGAAAAGTAACAGATAACACAGGAGAATTACCAGGGGTAAGTGTGTTAATTAAAGGCACTAAAATAGGTACAAGTACCGATTTTAATGGAATGTATTCTATTACAGCAAAAAAAGGAGAAACAATTGTCTTTACTTCTTTAGGTTTTAAAAGAAAAGAAGTTCAAGTAAATTCCGCTACATTAAATGTTGTATTAGAAGAAGATACTAATGTATTAAATGAGGTAGTAGTAACTTCTTTCGGTGTTAAAAGACAAAAAAAATCTTTAGGTTTCGCTGCACAAGCATTAAAATCTGAAGAACTTTTAGAAGGAAACCAAAGTAATATGGTAAACTCTTTACAAGGAAAAGTTTCTGGTGTTACAGTTACTAGTTCTGGTGGTGCACCTGGGTCTTCTGCTGTAATTATGATTCGTGGAGGTACTTCTATAACAGGAAATAACCAACCACTTATGATTGTTGATGGATTACCTATAGACAATTCTACAGATTCTAGTTCTGAAGTTGCAAGTACAAATAGAGCGTCTGATTTAAACCCAGAAGATATTGAAAGCATTACGGTTCTTAAAGGGCCTGCCGCTGCTGCTTTATACGGTATACAAGCCGCAGAAGGAGCTGTTATTATTACAACCAAAAGAGGAAAAGAAGGTATGAGTAAAGTTTTTCTGTCTTCATCTCTTTCTGTAGACAATGTTATGGGAACTCCAGACATTCAACAAATGTATGGTCAAGGTGAACAAATTGTTCAGACCGATGGTAGTGTTAATTATAATTTAGAAAGTCCACTTTCTTGGGGAGAAGCAATATCTCCTGGTACAAAAACATATAACCATATAAAAGACTTTTATAAAACAGGAATTTCGCAAAATTACTTTGCAAGTTATACAGGAGGTAATGCTAAAGGAAATACGTATTTTTCTATAGGTAATTTAGATAATCAAGGAATTATACCATCTACTTCTTACAATAAAACTACTTTTAGAATTAATCAAAATTCGAAAATTTCAGAGAAACTTACTTTATCTGTTTTAGGTAACTATGTTAGAACAAATATTAAAAGTACCCTACAAGGAAATGCAACTGGTGGTAGTATTACTAGTTTATTAAATTATCCTTCTAATGTAGATATTAATGATTACACAAATGCAAACGGTACTCAAAAAGGTTTTTATACAGGTCAACAATCTGACAATGTTTATTGGAGTTTAGATAACAGCCCAAATACAAATGAGTTAAACAGATTTATTGGTTCTATAGGACTAGATTATGCTATTAACGAAAATTTAAATCTATCTTATAAGTTTGGAGCAGATATTTACGATCAACACAGTAGAAGAATAACCGCAAATGGTTCTTTAAACGAATCTAGAGATGAAGGTTATATTTCTCAATACGAAAGATTGTATAAAAAATATACTTCAAATTTTATAGCAACGTATACTAAAAAGTTATCAGAGAAATTTGAATTGAACTTATTAGCGGGTAATACTATAGAAGATAGTAATGTAAAAACAGACTACTTAACTGGTAATGGTTTTTTAGCTCCAGGTATTTATAATATCAGTAATGTTTCAACAGAAAATCAAACCATATTAGAGCGTATTGCTAGAAAAAGAAATGTGGGAGTTTTCGGAGAAATAAAATTAGGTTATAAAGATGCATTATTTTTAAATGTTACTGGTAGAAATGACTGGTCTTCTACACTACCTTCAAAGAGTAGATCTTTCTTTTACCCTTCCGTAGGAGCATCTGCTGTTCTTACAGATTTATTTGATATTAAATCTGAAGGTAATGGATTAAATTATTTAAAATTAAGAAGTACTTGGGCTCAAGTAGGTAAAGATGCACCAATTGGTCAATTAGAAAGTTACTTGGTAACTCAGATTAATGGACTTGGTAGTACAGGTTACGCATACAACGGAGTAGATGTTGGTAATGCTGCTTTAGAACCAGAGTTTACCAATAGTTGGGAATTTGGTTTCGATTCTAGTTTCTTAAATAATAGATTAAGTTTTAATGCAACGTATTATAAGAGTATTTCAGATAATCAAATATTGTCAGATATACGTGTTCCTCCAACAGCAGGTACTTTTTACGCAACCTTAAACGGTGGAGAAATAGAAAATAAGGGTATAGAAGCGTTATTATCTGTAAAATTAATGCCATCTACATCTGAATTTCAATGGGACATGAATTTTAATTTTGGTAGTAACGTAACAACAGTTATTGATTTACCAGGAGAACTAAACGAGGTTTATTTATCTGATTCTTGGACATTTTTAAACTCTGCTGCAGGTGCAGGTGTTTTAGATGCGTCTTTATTCTCGCTTAGAGGAAAGAGAGCTATCAAAAACGAAAATGGTGAAGTTTTAATAGGAACTGACGGTTACCCAACTTTAACAGACGAAACCTATGCGGATGTTGATAGACAACCAGATTTTACATTAGGTATTTCAAGTACTTTAAGATATAAAAACTTTGGGTTATCATTTTTATTAGACATTGTAGAAGGCAATACTGTTTATAATGCTACTGCATCTGCATTGGCTTATTATGGTGTAGGTACAAGTACTTTAGATAGAGGGCAAACAACAATTATTTCTGGAGTAAAAGCAGATGGAACAGCAAATGATATTTCGGTAACAAAAAACCAAGAGTATTATCAAAATTATTATGCTTTAAACTCAGAGAACTTTGTTGAAGACGGTTCTTATACACGTTTAAGATATGTAAGTTTAAATTATAAGTTAAGCAAAAAATTGTTAGAGCGTTTACCTGTTTCTAACTTAGAATTTTCTTTAACAGGTAGAAACTTATTAACCTTTACTAATTATAGTGGTGTAGATCCTGAAATAAATGCATTTGGAGGAGGAGTTCCTGGAGCTGGTTCTGTTGGTGTAGATAATCTTGGTACCCCAAATACTAAAGGTTTTGATCTTGGTCTTAAATTAACTTTTTAA
- a CDS encoding SusD/RagB family nutrient-binding outer membrane lipoprotein: MKHLKYTIFILLVSVVFLSCSEDYFDVNSSVTAPTTESLEPQYRIKGAIENMFTGVIYRGSREVLGITQHGAQNVPNYYSETWSSFMTTGSYFLWQNAYVYSLPNTADLIALGEKHNSPNFIAVGKILRAYGFGTTTDQYGDIVFTETYDGKSSLNLTPKFETQKAVYQGIITMLDEAIVQINQPSDIELNSNGGDVFYNGNKEQWIRLAYALKARYLNHLSKKNSGDMAYDADAIIEACSKALQSNADNAMRSYGGGEAENDRQPYATGGYGSSRVDYFSHFFVELLKNSLDLDTPYEDPRLKIIVPEAVNGGYQGVRTGEGPLPNNEDGGDDYSVGNGGFYTSPTAPTYMMTYSEVKYIEAEARLRKGDNSGAYTALKAGIQADFEKAEATATETTDYLAKMDAEVGESGVTLSHIMIQKYITLLFDPETWVDLRRMDYSNTIYPGLERPINVNLAIFPGENDWIQAMVYEYNEEDRNYENMPDNTASVRLTTPVWWNVAE; encoded by the coding sequence ATGAAACATTTAAAATATACAATTTTTATACTATTAGTTAGTGTGGTATTTTTATCGTGTTCAGAAGATTATTTCGATGTAAATAGTTCTGTAACAGCACCAACAACAGAGTCATTAGAACCTCAATACCGTATAAAAGGTGCTATAGAAAACATGTTTACTGGTGTTATCTATAGAGGTAGTAGAGAAGTTTTAGGCATCACTCAACACGGTGCACAAAACGTTCCCAACTATTATTCAGAGACTTGGAGTAGTTTTATGACTACAGGAAGTTACTTTTTATGGCAAAATGCATACGTGTATTCTTTACCAAATACTGCAGATTTAATAGCTTTAGGTGAAAAGCATAATTCTCCAAACTTTATCGCTGTTGGTAAAATTTTACGAGCGTATGGTTTTGGTACAACAACAGACCAATATGGAGATATTGTTTTTACAGAAACGTATGACGGAAAATCTTCATTAAACTTAACTCCTAAATTTGAAACTCAAAAAGCGGTGTATCAAGGAATCATCACAATGTTAGATGAAGCAATTGTACAAATTAATCAACCAAGTGACATTGAATTAAATTCCAATGGTGGTGATGTTTTTTATAATGGAAATAAAGAACAATGGATTAGATTAGCCTACGCTTTAAAAGCTCGTTATTTAAACCATTTATCTAAGAAAAATTCTGGAGACATGGCGTATGACGCAGATGCAATTATAGAAGCGTGTTCTAAAGCTTTACAATCTAATGCAGATAATGCTATGAGAAGTTATGGTGGTGGAGAAGCAGAAAACGACCGTCAACCATACGCTACAGGAGGTTACGGAAGCTCTAGAGTAGATTATTTTTCTCACTTTTTTGTAGAATTATTAAAAAACTCATTAGATTTAGACACTCCTTATGAAGATCCTCGTCTTAAAATTATTGTACCAGAAGCTGTAAATGGTGGATACCAAGGTGTTAGAACTGGAGAAGGTCCTTTACCTAATAATGAAGATGGTGGTGATGATTATTCTGTTGGAAATGGTGGTTTTTACACCAGTCCTACTGCGCCAACTTACATGATGACTTATAGTGAAGTAAAATACATAGAAGCGGAAGCTAGATTAAGAAAAGGAGATAATTCTGGTGCTTATACAGCTCTGAAAGCTGGAATTCAGGCAGATTTTGAAAAAGCAGAAGCAACTGCTACTGAGACAACTGATTATTTAGCTAAGATGGATGCTGAAGTAGGAGAATCTGGTGTTACATTATCACATATTATGATTCAGAAATACATTACATTGTTGTTTGATCCAGAAACTTGGGTTGATTTAAGAAGAATGGATTATAGTAACACAATTTATCCTGGTTTAGAAAGACCAATAAATGTAAATTTAGCTATTTTCCCTGGTGAAAATGATTGGATTCAAGCAATGGTATATGAATATAATGAAGAGGATAGAAATTACGAAAACATGCCAGACAACACAGCTAGTGTTCGATTAACAACACCTGTATGGTGGAATGTAGCTGAGTAA
- a CDS encoding peptidoglycan recognition protein family protein codes for MKKIYLLLLFISVVSCKDDLKIIDKPIEFGELREQLTLEYMESHYGIVQDSPTIEPKMVVIHWTAIPTLEKSFGAFVNTKIGDHRTKINTASQLNVSSQFLVDLDGTIYRLMPENVMARHVIGLNHCAIGIENVGGTASKPLTEKQLEANIKLVTYLKNKYEIDYVIGHYEYTNFENHELWLEKDNGYRTVKTDPGKDFLMKVKNATKSLEFKEVPVK; via the coding sequence ATGAAAAAAATATACCTTTTATTACTGTTTATTAGTGTTGTTTCTTGTAAAGATGATCTTAAAATTATAGACAAGCCAATTGAGTTTGGAGAGTTAAGAGAGCAGTTAACTTTAGAGTACATGGAATCTCATTATGGGATTGTTCAAGATTCCCCAACAATTGAACCTAAAATGGTTGTGATCCATTGGACAGCAATACCAACATTAGAAAAATCTTTTGGTGCATTTGTAAATACCAAAATAGGGGACCACAGAACAAAAATTAATACAGCTAGCCAATTAAATGTTTCTTCTCAGTTTTTAGTTGATTTAGATGGAACTATTTATAGGCTAATGCCAGAAAACGTTATGGCAAGGCATGTAATTGGTTTAAATCATTGTGCTATTGGTATAGAAAATGTTGGAGGCACGGCATCAAAACCTTTAACCGAAAAACAATTAGAAGCGAATATTAAGCTTGTTACTTATTTAAAAAATAAATACGAAATTGATTACGTTATTGGTCATTATGAATATACTAATTTTGAAAACCATGAGTTATGGTTGGAAAAAGATAATGGTTATAGAACAGTAAAAACAGATCCAGGAAAAGATTTTTTAATGAAAGTTAAAAATGCTACAAAGAGCTTAGAGTTTAAAGAAGTTCCTGTTAAATAA
- a CDS encoding aminotransferase class I/II-fold pyridoxal phosphate-dependent enzyme — protein sequence MQLEKVPTTTAFLNGKEYLYFSGTSYLGAAALPEFQELLFKAIQKWGVSYGSSRSANIKLAVYERGETYLANFLQTEAAVTVSSGTLAGQFAIKTLGTFVDAFYFMPKTHPAILPENALSVFSDSELHSSLKSIKNKKISIVLDGIAAFETTPFSFGFLDEIDISNTIYLVIDESHSLGVLGKNGNGISELVPKRKNIKVIISSSLGKSFGVNGGIIAGDLSFINLIKKDNLFIGCAGMSPAFLEVFINAQEIYKKQLVKLKSNMEYVYHQLKDNTAVTIDNSYPVFFHSDEKIEQILLDKNILITSFYYATSTKKFNRIVINANHTKAQLDFLINSINIKVK from the coding sequence ATGCAATTAGAAAAAGTACCAACTACAACAGCTTTTTTAAACGGAAAAGAATACTTGTATTTTAGTGGCACTTCTTATTTAGGAGCTGCTGCTTTACCTGAGTTTCAAGAATTACTTTTTAAAGCTATTCAGAAGTGGGGAGTTTCTTACGGAAGCTCTAGAAGTGCAAATATAAAATTAGCTGTTTATGAAAGAGGTGAAACTTACTTGGCTAATTTTTTACAAACAGAAGCTGCTGTAACAGTTTCATCAGGTACTTTAGCAGGTCAATTTGCTATAAAAACATTAGGGACGTTTGTAGATGCTTTTTATTTTATGCCAAAAACGCATCCGGCAATTTTGCCAGAAAATGCGTTGTCTGTTTTTAGTGATTCAGAATTACACTCATCTTTAAAATCAATAAAAAATAAAAAAATAAGCATTGTTTTAGACGGAATTGCAGCATTTGAAACAACACCGTTTTCTTTCGGTTTTTTAGATGAAATTGATATTTCTAATACTATTTATTTGGTGATTGATGAATCTCATAGTTTAGGGGTTTTAGGCAAGAATGGAAACGGAATTTCAGAACTTGTACCAAAAAGAAAAAATATAAAAGTGATTATTAGTTCTTCTTTAGGAAAATCTTTTGGAGTTAATGGAGGTATAATTGCAGGAGATTTAAGTTTTATCAATCTTATCAAAAAAGACAATCTTTTTATTGGTTGCGCAGGTATGAGTCCTGCTTTTTTGGAGGTTTTTATAAATGCACAAGAAATTTATAAAAAGCAATTGGTAAAACTGAAAAGTAACATGGAGTATGTGTATCATCAATTAAAAGATAATACTGCCGTTACTATTGATAACTCTTATCCTGTTTTCTTTCATTCTGATGAAAAAATAGAACAAATTCTATTGGATAAAAATATTTTAATAACCTCTTTTTATTATGCTACAAGCACAAAAAAGTTTAATAGAATTGTTATCAATGCAAATCATACGAAAGCGCAATTAGATTTTTTAATTAACTCAATTAATATTAAAGTAAAATAA
- a CDS encoding dipeptide epimerase, translating into MEIKLHSYNLQLKHTFTISRESHDFQPSLVVELISDGFSGFGEATSNPYYNITVENMMATIQQNLPFIKSLSGEEPADFWQKLQPLFAKNMFALCALDIAFNDLNARKQGKKLYDVWGFNTDKNPMTDYTIGIDSVEKMLAKMKELPWPIYKIKLGTKNDIEIVTELRKHSDAIFRIDANCGWTADQAIENSFKLKELGVEFLEQPLKADDIEGAKKLFENSALPIIADESCIVESDVEKCFGLFHGVNVKLTKCGGVTPGKRMLEKAKELGLKTMVGCMTESTVGISAIAHLLPLLDYVDMDGGLLLKKDIANGVTIDNGVISYADENGTGASLL; encoded by the coding sequence ATGGAAATAAAACTGCATTCTTATAATCTTCAATTAAAACACACTTTTACAATCTCTAGAGAGTCTCATGACTTTCAGCCAAGTTTAGTTGTAGAGTTAATTTCAGATGGATTTTCTGGTTTTGGAGAAGCAACTTCAAATCCTTATTATAATATTACTGTCGAAAACATGATGGCTACTATTCAGCAAAACTTACCTTTTATTAAGTCTTTGTCGGGAGAAGAACCTGCTGATTTTTGGCAAAAGTTACAACCTTTATTTGCTAAAAATATGTTTGCATTATGTGCTTTAGATATTGCTTTTAATGACTTAAATGCGCGTAAACAAGGAAAAAAACTATATGATGTTTGGGGTTTTAATACCGATAAAAACCCAATGACAGATTATACCATTGGTATCGATTCTGTAGAGAAAATGTTAGCGAAGATGAAAGAACTTCCTTGGCCAATTTATAAAATAAAATTAGGGACTAAAAATGATATTGAAATAGTAACTGAATTAAGAAAACATTCTGATGCAATTTTTAGAATTGATGCAAATTGTGGTTGGACTGCAGATCAAGCAATAGAGAATTCTTTTAAATTAAAAGAATTAGGTGTAGAGTTTTTAGAGCAACCTTTAAAAGCGGATGATATTGAAGGTGCTAAAAAATTATTCGAAAATTCTGCTTTACCAATTATTGCAGATGAAAGCTGTATTGTAGAAAGTGATGTAGAAAAATGTTTTGGTTTGTTTCATGGTGTAAACGTAAAGTTGACAAAATGTGGTGGGGTAACGCCTGGTAAAAGAATGTTAGAAAAAGCCAAAGAATTAGGCTTAAAAACAATGGTTGGTTGTATGACAGAGTCTACCGTAGGTATTTCTGCAATAGCACATTTATTACCGCTTTTAGATTATGTAGATATGGATGGTGGTTTGCTATTGAAAAAAGACATTGCTAATGGAGTTACCATAGATAATGGTGTAATTTCTTATGCTGATGAAAATGGAACTGGAGCTTCATTGTTATAA
- a CDS encoding carboxymuconolactone decarboxylase family protein has product MPLVTPLSSEHDIETKELALFFNETLGFCPNSVLTMQRRPAISKAFINLNKAVMANEGRVTSALKRMIAWVSSNATGCRYCQAHAIRAAERYGAEQEQLDNIWEYKTHPAFSDAERAALDFSLAASMVPNAVDAKIKNELYKYWDEGEIVEMLGVISLFGYLNRWNDSMGTTLEKDAIDSGDQYLGKHGFEVGKHQ; this is encoded by the coding sequence ATGCCATTAGTAACCCCATTATCTTCAGAACACGATATAGAAACAAAAGAATTAGCACTATTCTTTAATGAGACCTTAGGTTTTTGCCCAAATTCTGTTTTAACAATGCAGCGCAGACCCGCAATTTCTAAAGCTTTCATCAACTTAAATAAGGCTGTTATGGCAAATGAAGGCAGGGTAACATCTGCATTAAAAAGAATGATTGCTTGGGTTTCTAGTAATGCTACCGGTTGTAGATATTGCCAAGCGCACGCCATTAGAGCTGCAGAACGTTACGGAGCAGAACAAGAGCAATTAGATAATATTTGGGAATACAAAACACACCCTGCTTTTTCTGATGCTGAACGCGCTGCATTAGATTTTTCTTTAGCTGCTTCTATGGTGCCAAATGCAGTGGATGCAAAAATTAAAAATGAATTATATAAGTATTGGGATGAAGGTGAAATTGTAGAAATGTTAGGTGTTATTTCCCTTTTTGGATACTTAAATCGTTGGAATGATTCTATGGGAACAACTTTAGAAAAAGATGCTATTGATAGCGGAGATCAATATTTAGGAAAACATGGTTTTGAAGTTGGTAAACATCAATAA
- a CDS encoding uracil-DNA glycosylase family protein, with protein MQSLLSEIKKCTICEPHLDLGANPVVTGHKKSKIVIIGQAPGTKVHKSGIPWDDASGKQLRKWLNVSSEEFYNVENFAIVPMGFCYPGKGKSGDKPPRKECAPQWHQQIFELMPSLELIILIGMYAQNYYLKDKAKRTLTETVDNYPEYLPKYFTLPHPSPRNRFWLTKNPWFEKNVIPELENRVQNIIRRK; from the coding sequence ATGCAAAGCCTTTTATCAGAAATAAAAAAATGCACTATTTGCGAACCGCATTTAGATTTGGGAGCAAACCCCGTAGTTACAGGTCATAAAAAATCTAAAATTGTAATTATTGGTCAAGCTCCAGGAACAAAGGTTCATAAATCTGGAATTCCTTGGGATGATGCAAGCGGGAAACAATTACGAAAATGGTTAAATGTTTCAAGTGAAGAGTTTTACAATGTAGAAAACTTTGCTATTGTACCGATGGGTTTTTGTTATCCAGGAAAAGGAAAAAGTGGAGACAAACCGCCTAGAAAAGAATGTGCTCCTCAATGGCATCAACAAATATTTGAGTTAATGCCAAGTTTAGAACTGATTATTCTAATTGGAATGTACGCTCAGAATTATTATTTAAAAGATAAAGCGAAACGTACTCTCACAGAAACGGTAGATAATTATCCGGAGTATTTGCCTAAATATTTTACATTGCCACATCCGTCTCCCAGAAATCGGTTTTGGTTGACTAAAAATCCTTGGTTTGAGAAAAATGTAATTCCGGAATTAGAAAATAGGGTTCAAAACATCATTAGGAGAAAATGA
- a CDS encoding HopJ type III effector protein: MIIQEFKTKLKANPTSILFADTMQVIEDNYNFTPTSFTNGDIKNKAGENSGSCKLFAFAKIQKMTKEEALFCFGEHYKNVLEDENGDSHQNIRNFMKSGFEGLSFEKEALELK; this comes from the coding sequence ATGATAATACAAGAGTTTAAAACAAAACTAAAAGCAAATCCAACTTCAATCTTATTTGCAGATACGATGCAAGTAATTGAGGACAATTACAATTTTACTCCAACATCTTTTACAAACGGAGATATCAAAAACAAAGCAGGAGAGAATTCTGGTTCATGTAAGTTATTTGCATTTGCTAAAATTCAAAAAATGACAAAAGAAGAAGCTTTATTTTGTTTTGGAGAACACTATAAAAATGTTTTAGAAGATGAAAATGGAGACTCTCACCAAAATATCAGAAATTTTATGAAGTCTGGTTTTGAAGGTTTGTCTTTTGAAAAAGAAGCTTTAGAGTTAAAGTAA
- a CDS encoding aldo/keto reductase: MNYRKLGKTNLNISEISLGTWQVGGKWGSDFSFSNAEKIINTAIDNGINFIDTADVYSDRLSEKVVGEIVRASSEEVFIATKCGRQLNPHVNASYTTAALRKFVEDSLSNLGVDRIDLIQLHCPPTEVYSRPEIFGLFDDLTTEGKIRNYGVSVEKVEEALKAIEFEGVSTVQLVFNMFRQKPSEIFFEEAKKKNVGLIARVPLASGLLTGKFTKTTTFNKEDHRFFNRDGAAFDKGETFSGIDYNLGLQAVEELKTIFNEDESLVHKALQWILSFNEISCVIPGASSVEQLVSNLNTSSISPISDTQLAQTKSIYDKYIKAEVQDLW; the protein is encoded by the coding sequence ATGAATTACAGGAAATTAGGAAAAACGAACTTAAACATCTCAGAAATAAGTTTAGGAACCTGGCAAGTTGGTGGAAAATGGGGAAGTGACTTTAGTTTCTCGAATGCAGAAAAAATTATTAATACAGCCATTGATAATGGAATTAATTTTATTGATACTGCAGATGTTTATAGTGATAGATTAAGTGAAAAAGTGGTCGGTGAAATTGTACGTGCAAGTTCTGAAGAAGTATTTATTGCTACAAAATGTGGTCGTCAATTAAATCCTCATGTAAATGCATCATACACAACTGCTGCTTTAAGAAAATTTGTGGAAGATAGTTTATCTAATTTAGGCGTTGATAGAATTGATTTAATTCAATTACATTGTCCTCCAACAGAAGTATACAGTCGTCCAGAAATTTTTGGTTTATTTGATGATTTAACTACAGAAGGTAAAATTAGAAATTACGGAGTAAGTGTAGAGAAAGTTGAGGAAGCTTTAAAAGCAATAGAATTTGAAGGAGTAAGTACTGTTCAACTTGTCTTTAATATGTTTCGTCAAAAACCGAGTGAAATATTTTTTGAAGAAGCAAAGAAAAAAAATGTTGGACTTATAGCTCGTGTTCCATTGGCTAGTGGTTTGTTAACAGGGAAATTCACTAAAACAACAACGTTTAACAAAGAAGATCATAGATTCTTTAACCGTGACGGAGCTGCCTTTGATAAAGGAGAAACGTTTTCTGGTATAGATTATAATTTAGGTTTACAGGCTGTAGAAGAGTTAAAAACAATTTTTAATGAAGACGAAAGTCTTGTGCATAAAGCATTACAATGGATTTTGTCTTTTAATGAAATAAGTTGTGTAATTCCTGGAGCTTCTAGCGTAGAGCAATTAGTTTCTAACTTAAATACAAGTAGTATAAGTCCGATTTCGGATACCCAATTAGCGCAAACAAAAAGTATTTACGATAAATATATTAAAGCAGAAGTGCAAGATTTATGGTAA
- a CDS encoding helix-turn-helix transcriptional regulator, with protein MKNLIKVERARHNLTQADLAKKVDVSRQTIYAIENNKFNPSVTLAIKMARLFEVTVEYLFDIEED; from the coding sequence ATGAAAAACTTAATAAAAGTAGAGCGTGCAAGACATAATTTAACTCAAGCTGATTTAGCAAAAAAGGTTGATGTTTCTAGACAAACTATTTATGCAATAGAAAATAATAAATTTAATCCGTCTGTAACTTTAGCAATTAAAATGGCGCGTCTTTTTGAGGTAACTGTAGAGTATTTGTTTGATATTGAAGAAGATTAA
- the rsmI gene encoding 16S rRNA (cytidine(1402)-2'-O)-methyltransferase produces MSKLYLVPTPIGNLEDMTFRAIRILKEVDFILAEDTRTSGKLLKHFEIATQMHSHHMHNEHKSLKGVVQRIQNGETCALISDAGTPAISDPGFLLTRACVENNIEVDCLPGATAFVPALVNSGLPNDKFVFEGFLPVKKGRLTRFLLLAEETRTMIFYESPHKLVKTLGHFVEYFGADRQVSVSRELTKMFEETIRGTATEVLAHYTAKPPKGEIVVIVEGKK; encoded by the coding sequence ATGAGCAAATTATATTTAGTGCCTACTCCAATAGGTAATTTAGAAGACATGACTTTTAGAGCAATAAGAATTCTAAAAGAAGTAGATTTTATTTTAGCAGAAGATACACGTACAAGTGGTAAACTTTTAAAACACTTTGAGATTGCTACACAAATGCACAGTCACCACATGCATAACGAGCACAAGTCTTTAAAAGGAGTTGTACAAAGAATACAAAACGGAGAAACTTGTGCCTTAATATCAGATGCCGGAACACCTGCAATTTCAGATCCTGGTTTCTTACTAACCAGAGCTTGTGTAGAAAATAATATAGAGGTGGATTGTTTACCTGGAGCAACTGCTTTTGTACCCGCTTTAGTAAATTCTGGTTTGCCAAATGACAAGTTTGTGTTCGAAGGTTTTTTACCAGTAAAAAAAGGAAGACTAACACGTTTTTTACTATTGGCAGAAGAAACAAGAACCATGATTTTTTACGAATCTCCACATAAATTAGTAAAAACGTTAGGGCATTTTGTAGAGTATTTTGGTGCTGACAGACAGGTTTCTGTAAGTAGAGAATTAACAAAAATGTTCGAAGAAACGATTAGAGGAACTGCAACTGAAGTTTTAGCACATTATACTGCAAAACCACCAAAAGGTGAAATTGTGGTTATTGTAGAAGGGAAGAAGTAG